In Deltaproteobacteria bacterium, the sequence GCAGCAGGTCAAGGGCCCCTTCTACCGCCGCAAGCCGGCTTGATCGACACTGCCTCTCGTCCGTCGCCCCCCTCGCTTCGCAACAGGATCCGATCCATGAGCCAAGACGTCCCCGCCAACCTTCGCTACACCAAGGAACACGAGTGGGCCCGCCGCGACGGCGACGTGATCGTCGTCGGCATCACCGCCCACGCGGTCGAGCAACTCGGCGACATCACGCTGGTGACCTTGCCGTCCATCGGCACCAAGGTCGGCGCCGGCGATCGCTTCGGCGACGTCGACTCGGTGAAGGCGGTGTCGGAGCTCTACGCGCCCCTCGCGGGTGAGATCGTGGCCAAGAACGCCGACCTCGACGCGACCCCGGAGCGCGTCAACGAGGACCCCTACGGCGCCGGCTGGATGATCAAGATCAAACCCGCCGACGCCGCCGCGTTCGACGGCCTGCTCGACGCCGACGCCTACGGCAAGCTGCTGTAGGCGCGAGAAGGGCCGCCTGTCGGTGTCGACCGCGAGCGCGTGCCCGGACCCCTCGGCGCTGGAGGCCTTCGGACGCGGTGGGCTCGACGCGGCGACCCGTGCCCGCATCGAGCTGCACCTCGACGGCTGCAGCGGCTGCGCCGGCACACTGGCCACGCTGCTGCGACTGTTCGCGTCGGACGACGCGCAGCTGCAGACGACCCTCTCGGAGCCCACGCTCGCCCACGCCGACGGGTCGGCGGTGCCGCTGCAGGTCGGCCGCTACCGCCTGGGTGCGCGCATCGGCGCCGGCGCGATGGGCATGGTCCACGAGGCGGTCGACCCCGAGCTGCACCGGCGGGTCGCGATCAAGCTGCTGCATCCCGGCATCACCGTCGACGTCGAGCTCACGCGCGCACGGATGCTCCGCGAGGCGCGGGCGATGGCGCAGCTGGCCCACGCCAACGTGGTCGCGGTGCACGACGTCGGTCGCGTCGGCGAGCAGGTGTTCGTCGCGATGGAGCTGGTCGACGGCACCACGCTCGCGCGCTGGCTCGAGCAGCGGCAGCGCACGCTGCCAGAGATCCTCGCGATGTTCGTGCAGGCCGGCCGCGGGCTCATGGCCGCGCACGCGGTCGGGCTGGTGCATCGCGACTTCAAGCCCGACAACGTGCTGATCGGCAACGACGGCCGCGCGCGCGTCACCGACTTCGGGCTCGCACGGCCGCTGTCGCAGTGGCTCGAGGCGCCGGGTGCCGACGGCGTGCTCGACCACGACGGTGCCACCGGGCCCAGCCGCAGCGCGCCGCTCGGCGCGACCGTGGCGAGCGCGGTGCTGGCCACGGCACAGGGCTCGATCGTCGGCACGCCGGCGTACATGGCCCCCGAGCAGTGGCGCGGCCTGCCGGCCGATGCCCGCTCCGATCAGTTCGCTTTCTGCGTCGCGCTCTACCACGCGTGCTTCGGCGCGCGCCCGTTCGCCGGCGATGGTGTGTTCGCGCTGGCCGAGTCGGTGCTGCAGGGGCGCCTGCGCCCGCCACCGCGCAGCGCCCCGGCGTGGCTGCGACAGGCGCTCCTGCAGGGGCTCGCGAGCGACCCTGCGGCGCGGCACGCCAGCATGGCCGACCTGCTCGCCGCGCTCGAGCGCGATCGATCCCGACGCATGCGCGCCGCGGGCATGGTCGGCGCGATGGCCCTGGGCGTCGGTGGCACGGTCGCGGTGCTCGCGTGGCTGGGTGGCGTCACCGCGCCCGCGCCGGCCTCGACGCTCGCGCTGCCATCGCCCACCGAGGTCGCGCCGACGACGGTGGAGGGCGCGGCCGCGACGGCGCCCGCGATCGCCCCGACGCCGTCGGTGGACGAGTGCCGTGCCCGCGCGGCCGACCTCGACGGACGGTGGGACGCGCCGCGCCGCGAAGCACTGCGCTCGGCGTTGTCGGCGATGGATGACGGCGCGGCTGTCGTCGCCCGTGTGATGCCGGTGCTCGATCGCTTCGCCGAGACCCACCGCCAGCTCGCGACCGCGGCATGCGACCCGGGCCTCGCGGACGCGCCGGTGCGACTGCGATGCCTGGCGCGGATGCGTGGGCAGCTCGACGCCTTCGTGCAACGAGCGCTCGATCTCCCCCGCTTCCAGGTCGTCGACGCGGTCGCCCACGGCGCGCTGACGCTGCCCGATCCGCGCCGTTGCGGACACGAACGCTGGCTGCGGGCCGAGCCGTCCGCACCGCCGCCGGGCGACGCGGCCGCGATCACCGTGCTCGACGGCGAGCTCGCGGCCGCCGAGGCGTTGGTGCGGCTCGATCGCTACGGCGCAGCCCCGGCCGCGATCGAGGACGTGCTGACGCGCGCACGCGAGCGCGGCTTCACGTCGCTGGCCGGCCGCGCCGAGCTCGCGCTGGGGTTGGCCCACGCCGAGCGCGGTGCGACCGACCTCGCGATCGCACAGCTGGAGGCCGCGGCCACCACCGCGACCGCGGGCCACGACGACACCGTGCGCGTGGCCGCGGCGGTGGCATTGGTCGAGGTGCTCGGGCCAGCGGCGCTGCGCCCCGTCGACGCCGGGCGGTGGGCCGACGCCGCCGCGGCGATCGTCGCCCGCATCGACGACGCGACCCTGCGTGGCGAGCTCGCGCTGGCCCGCGGGCTCGAGCGTGCGGCGTTGTCGGACCCGCTGGCTGCGGTGGCCTCGCTCGATGCGGCCACCGACGCGTTGCGCACGGCCGTCGGCGAGGACCACCCCACGTTCGCGCGCGCCCGGCTGGCGCGGGCCGCCGCCGCGCTGGTGCTCGACGACCCCGCGACCGCGCGCCGCGAGAGCGACGACGCGGTGGCCTCGCTCGCCCGCAGCGTCGGTCCTGAGGATCTGCGCTACGGCGCTGCGCTGGCGGTGCAGGCCCGCGTGCGACTCGTCACCGGCGACGCGACCGAGGCCCAGCGCGCGATCGAAGCCGCCATCTCGATCGCGTTCCCGTCGGAGTCGCTGCGCCACGACTTCGATCGCGGGCGTTGGCTCGGTGTGCAGGGCGAGATCCAGCGCAGCCGCGGCGACCTCGACGCGGCCGCCAAGTCGTTCGAGGACGCGATGATCTACCTGTATGTCGAGCCCGAGAAGGCGCTGCCGCTGTCATGGCAGGGGGCGCTGGCGATCGAGCGCGGCGCCACGACCGACGGCCTCGCGCGACTCGACGCCGCGCTCGCGGCCGCGATCGCAGGCCTCGGCGAGGACGATCCACGCCTGGTGCCGTTGCTGTCGGACATCGGCCGCGCGCAGCGTCGCGCCGGCGCCACCGCGGCCGCCCGCCGCAGCTTCGAGCGCGCCGTCGGGCTCGCCGAGGCCCACTTCGGCTTTGCGCCCGCGACCGCGCTCGCGCAGTGGGACCTCGCGGAGCTCGAGCGCGCCGACGGCCACGACGCGCGCGCGCTCGAGCTGTTCGACGACGTCTACGTGCCGTTGGTCGGCGCGTTTGGTCAGCACCACTGGCGCGTCCGCGAGAGCACGCTCGCGCGGGCCGATCTCGCCTGGGCGCTGGGCCAGCACGAGTACGGCGGCCGCCTCTACGACGCGATCGTGGCCGAGCTCGAGGCCGCCTACGGACCCGCGGATCCACGGGCCCAGCGGGCCCGCTCGCGGCGTCGCCCGGAGCCATGACCGCCGCCGCGGCCACCGGCCGGGGGCGCGGCCGCACGGCTGCTCGGGGGCGCGCCCCGCTCGCGCCCTGCCCGGCCCACGCAGACCCGCGCCGATCGCCCCGCGCGGCCGTCGATCGCGCCCGAACCGGCCGTCGGAAGGTCCCGACGACCATCACGGCGGCCAATCGGATTACGATGCGCCCCGAATGTCCACCACCACCGATGACAAGGCCGCGACGCTGAACCTACCCGACGGTCGCGCAGTGACGCTGCCGATCCGCACGGGCAGCGAGAACGAGCAGGCGCTCGACATCCGCACGCTGCGTGCCGACACCGGCTACATCACGATCGACACCGGGTACATGAACACGGGCTCGACCACGAGCGCGATCACGTACCTCGACGGCGAGCAGGGCATCCTGCGCTACCGCGGCTACCCCATCGAGCAGCTCGCCGAGCACTCCAACTTCGTCGAGGTCAGCTACCTGCTGATCCACGGGCGGCTGCCGACCGAGACCGAGCTGGTCGAGTTCCGCCGGCAGCTGACGCGGCACAGCCTCATCCACGAGGACATGCTGCACTTCTTCGCCGGCTTCCCGCCGACCGCCCACCCCATGGCGGTGTTGTCGGCGATGGTCACCTCGCTGTCGGCCTACTACCCCGACTCGATGGACCCCAAGCTGCTCGACCTGCACATCACGCGGCTGCTGTCGAAGGTGCGGACCATCGCGGCGTTCTCCTACAAGAAGTCGATCGGCCAGCCGATCGTCTACCCCAAGAACGCGCTGCGCTACTGCGGCAACTTCTTGCACATGATGTTCGCGGTGCCCTCGGAGGAGTTCGAGGTCTCGCCGGTGCTGGAGAAGGCGCTCAACCAGCTGCTCATCCTCCACGCCGACCACGAGCAGAACTGCTCGACCTCGACGGTGCGCATGGTCGGCAGCTCCGGCGCCAACCCCTACGCGGCGGTGGCCGCGGGCATCCTCGCGCTGTGGGGCCCGCTGCATGGCGGCGCCAACCAAGAGGTCATCGAGATGCTCGAGGGCATCCGCGACGACGGTGGCGACTACAAGAAGTTCCTCGACGACGTGAAGAACAAGCGCGGCAACCGGCGCCTGATGGGCTTCGGCCACCGCGTCTACAAGAACTACGATCCGCGCGCGAAGATCCTCAAGGCGATGGCCGACGAGGTGCTCGACTTCCTCGGCGTCGACGATCCGTTGCTCGACCTCGCCAAGGAGATCGAGGCGGTCGCGCTGCGCGAGGACTACTTCGTGTCGAAGAAGCTCTATCCCAACGTCGACTTCTACAGCGGCATCCTCTACCGCGCGATGGGCTTCCCGACCGACATGTTCACCGTCATGTTCGCGATCGGACGCCTGCCGGGCTGGATCGCCCACTGGAAGGAGATGGTGCAGGACCCGGGCACGAAGATCGCCCGGCCGCGCCAGATCTACACCGGTGAGAACGAGCGGCAGTACGTGCCGATCGATCAGCGCAGGTAGAGCGGGCGCGGGCGCGGGCGCGACGTGCTCGCGCGCCCGCTAGCGCTTCTTCTCGCAGGCCTCGATGGCGTCGGTGCTCTCGGCATCGCGGATGCACTTGAGGCGGTTCACCCACGGCAGCCGGCCGAACTCCGGTGCCTTCGAGTACTCGGCGACGCACTGCGTCATGAGCTCGGCCGGGATTTCGGCGCCGGTCTCCTTCTTCATGACCTTGGCGACGTTGTCACAGACGTCCTTGGCATCGGGGGCCTTGAGCCAGCCGAACCAGAACACGAAGATGGCGAGACCGAGCGCGCCGAAGATGTAACCGAGGATCTTGAGGGCCTTCATGGGTGGGTTCCTTTCGGGGTCGGGGCCACCAGACGGGGGTCGTCGCCAGGTGTCGCGCGGGGTGGTGTCGATTTTTTTCGATCGGCCTCGAGCGGCGGTGCGCGCTACCTTGGGGCGCGATGCCAGCTGCGCCCGACCTGCGCGATGCCCTGCTGACGACCCTCGCGCCGGGGTTGGCGCAGCGGGTCGCCGCGTGGCCCCCGTTGGCGGCCGCGCTCACGCAGCTGTGGGCCGACGCGACCGCTGCGGTGCCGTCGCTGGCGACCCTCGACGGGGCCGCGGCGCGCCTGGGTGCGCAGCTGGCCCAGGGCCTCGACGACGACGCCGAGCCCGCGCAGGCCTTCGCGGCGATCCACGTGGCCGACCTCGCGCTGGCGTGCGCGTGCGCGGCCGGGGATCGCGACGCACTCGTCGCATTCGAGCACGACTTCGGCCGCGAGCTCGACATCGCCTACGCGCGCACCGGCGGCCACGGGCTCGCGGCCGACGACTTCCGCCAGCGCGTGCATGAGCGACTGTTCGTGGCGCCGCCGGGCGAGCCCGCGCGCATCGCCGGCTACGGCGGTCGCGGCTCGCTGCGAAGCTGGGTGCGCGTCGCCGCCACGCGGGTGCTCATCGATCAGGCCCGCCGCGCCGCGCCCGTCGACGCGCCCGCCCGCGACGAGCGCCTGTTCGATCGCGCCGCCGGCCCGGACGACGCCGAGCTCGACTACATGCGCCGCAGCTACGGCCCCGCGCTCGGCGAGGCCATGCGCGAGGGCCTCGCGGCCCTGAGCCCGCGCCAGCGCAACCTGCTGCGGCAGCGGTACCTGCACGGGCTCGGCTGCGATCGACTCGCGACCATGTACGGGGTCCACCGCGCGACCGCGTTCCGCTGGCTCGAAGAGGCGCGCACGCAGCTGTTCGCGAACCTCCGCACCGCGCTGGGCCAGCGGCTGCAGATCGCCGAGCACGAGCTCGACGCGGTGATCGATCTGCTCGCCAGCCGCGTCGACGTCAGCGTGCGACGCCTGCTGCAGTCCCGCATCGAGCCGTCGTGAGGACGATGTCCGGCGCCCTCGCGATCGTCGTCACCGAGGCCGAGCTGCGGGCACAGCCGCATCGCTGGCACCTGCGGCGGATCGAGGTGCGCGGGGTGTGGCACCTGGGGTTCGAGCAATCGCCCCTCGCCGCGCGCTGGGCCGGCGACGCGTTTCGCGGTGGTGCTGCCGGGGCATCGCCTCGACGCCCCCGCGCGTCGCTTCGCCGCTATCCTGCGAGGATGCGACGCCACGCCCTCGCCCTGCTCACGGTCCCACTCGCGAGCGGCTGCTACCAAGGCGCCGCGACGGACACCGGCGACGGTGGCACGTCCACCGGCGAGGCCACGACGACCGCCACGACCGCGTCGAGCACCACGGCGCCGGGCAGCAGCACCACCGCGTCCACGACCACCGACGCCGGCACCACCACCGGCGTCGGTCCCGGCGACAGCAGCGGCGACGACGGCAGCGGCGGCGGCTCGAGCTCGACCGGCTACGACCCCGGGATCGAAGGCGACGGCGACTACGAGATCGGGCCCGACTACGTGGACGCGCCCGAGATCGTGCCCGGCGAGGGGGTGCCGCGCGGCGACATCTACCACTTCACGATGGACTCGGCCGACAGCGCGATCTTTCCCGGCGTGACCGGACCGTACACCCGCGACGTCTGGGTCTACGTGCCGCAGCAGTACGAGGACGGCACCGCGGCGCCGTTCATGCTCGTGCAGGACGGCGGTGGCTACCGCGACCTCACCAGCGCCACGCTCGACACCTTGATCGACGCTCAGGAGCTGCCGGCGATGATCGGCATCTTCATCAACCCGGGGCCCGGCGACGGCATGGGCAGCGAGCGAGGTCTCGAGTACGACCGCGTGTCCGAGGACTACACCAACTTCATCGAGACCGAGGTGCTACCGATCATTGCGCTGCAGCCCGAGATCGCCGCGGCCCACCCGGGGCTCGCGTTCACCGACGACCCGTGGGGCCGCGCGACCATGGGTGGCAGCTCGGGGGGCGCGTGCGCGTTCACGATGGGCTGGCTGCGGCCGGATCTCTACCGCCGCATCCTCACCTACTCCGGCACGTTCGTGCGCCAGCACTCGAGCGACGACTACCCCAACGGCGCGTGGGAGTACCACGAGCACCTCATCGCCGAGGGCGACGAGCTGCCGCTGCGGGTGTTCCTCGAGGTCGGCGAGAACGACCTGAACCTCGACGGCAACTTCGGCGACGGCATGCACGACTGGGTCGCGGCCAACTACGCCATGGCGGCAGCGCTGGCGGCCAAGACCTATCACTACCGCTTCGTGTTCGCGCAGGCCGCCGGCCACGTCGACGGTCGCGTGCTGCGACAGACCCTGCCCGAGACGCTGCGCTGGCTGTGGCGCGGCTACCCGGTGGATTGACGCCCGCGCGCCGGTGCAGCTGCGCCTGTGCGCCCGGGCCTGCGGCGGCACGGGCGGCCGCGCGGTGCCGATCTCCGTGAGGTCGCGCGCGAGCGCGAGGGCGCGGAATCAGGCTCGGCGCGCGAGTGCGTGGTCGCGGTGCGCCCGCACGTGCCGTCGACGATCGCTCGGCACACCGCGGCGTTGCGCCCCACGCATGTGGGCGGCGCCGGCTCGCGAGCACCCTCCAGCCTCCAGCGTCGCGCGTGCCCGGGCGCGCGCCGCCAGGGGATTCGTCCGGCGGCGCAAAGGAAGCCATGGCTTTTCCGCCTCAAACCCACTAAATCTGGAGTTCGAACGACGTTGAGCTCGGACCGTCCGGCAGCGCGATCGGGACCCGCCGTCATGACCCTCGCCAACTTCGCGCAACCCGATGTCACGTTGAGGCTCGACCTCGACGGCATCATCCGACGCGCCGACCTGTCCGAGGCGATGGGGGGCGAAGGTCTCGAGGCGTGGGTGGGTCGGCCGTGGGCGGAGACCGTGACCGAAGGCGGCAACGCCCAGGTGCTGCGCATGCTCGACGACGCCCGAACCAGCGGCCTGTCGTCGTTCCATCAGGTGCGACAGCGCTTCCCGAGTGGCCTCGAGATCGCGCTGGAGTACGCCACCGTGCGGCTCGGCGAGGGCGGACTGATCGCGATCGGTCGCAGCCTCGAGGTGGTGTCCGAGCTGCGCGCGCGCTTCCTCGCCACCCAGACCTCGATGGAGCGCGATGCCTGGCGCCTCCGCGAGGTCGAGACTCGCTACCGGCTGCTGTTCGACGCGTCGGCCCAGCCGGTGCTGCTGATCGACGCCAACGACACGCGCGTGGTCGAGGCCAACCCGGCCGCGGTGCGGGCGCTCGGCCGGGTCAGCGACCTGCGACTGCTGCCCGAGCTCGCCGACGACGATCGCGATGGCTTCGCGGCGACGCTCGAGCGGGTGCGCGAGCAGGGCAAGGCGCCTGGCGTCGTGGTGCACCTCGGACCCCATCGGCAGCCGTGGTTGGTGCGGGCCTCGCTCGTCGATGCCGGCTCGTCCGCGACCTTCGTGCTGCAGCTGTCGCCGACCGCGGCGACGCTCGAGCGCAGCGAGGGCCTGCCCGTCGAGGAGCTCATCGCGCGGCTGCCCGAGGGCTTCGTGGTCGTCGACGGTGAGGGTGTGATCCGCATGGCGAATCGTGCCTTCCGCGAGCTCGTGGCGCAGCCCGCCGATCCCGCGCTGGTGGGCCAACCCGTCGATCGCTGGCTCGCGCGGCCTGGGGCCGACCTCGTGGCGATCCGCGATCACGTCCACCGCAGCGGCGTGCTCAGTGGGTTCGCGAGCGCGTTGCGCCGCGCGAGCGGTGAGATCGAGGTCGAGCTGTCGGCCGTGACCACCGGCGAGTTCGTCGGCATCCTCGTGCGTCGGCGCAGTCGTTCGCTGCCCGCAGGCGCCCGCTCGGGGCCCGAGGCCAAGGCGTTGCTCCGCGAGATGGTGCAGGAGGCGGTCGCCTCGGTCGAGCAGAGCTGCATCGACGCGGTCGAGGAAATCGGACAGAGCGAGCGCGAAAGGGCTGCGCAGCTCCTGGCCATGCGACGCCGCGACCTCCACGACAAGCTCACCCGTCAGGCGTCGGAGACGGGGGCCGCCAACGACGAGCCCGATCCGACGCCGGGCGATGACTGACGCGCTCCACGACGGACACGAGCCGGCCTTCGGTGAGGCGGACCTCTCCAATTGTGAACGCGAGCAGATCCACCTCGCGGGCTCGATCCAGCCCCATGGTGCGCTGCTGGTGGTGCGCGAGCCCGAGCTGCTGGTGGTGCAGGCCAGCGCCAACGCGCAGGCATTCCTGGGCCTCGTCGCCCCCCCGCTCGGTGCAAGGCTCGAACAACTGTGCCCCGACCTCGCGGCCCGCATCCGCGCGCACCTGGGCGATGCCCTCGACGTGCTGCCGGTCGCGGTGCGTTGTCGCGTCGGCGATCCGCCCACCGAGTTCGACGGCCTGCTGCACCGCCCGCCGGCCGGCGGACTGATCATCGAGCTCGAGCGGGCCGGCGCGGCGGTCGAGCTCGCTGGCGCGTTCGAGCAGGCCTTGCAGCGCATCGTGGCGTCGGCCTCGGTCCGCGTGCTGTGCGACGAGACCGCGCGGATCTTCCGTGGCATCACCGGCTACGACCGCGTCATGGTCTATCGCTTCGACGACGAGGGTCACGGCGAGGTGCTGTCCGAGCAGAAGGAGCCCAAGCTCGACCCGCTGCTCGGCAACCGCTATCCGGCCTCGGACATCCCGCAGATCGCCCGCCGGCTGTATGAGCGCAACCGCGTGCGCGTGCTGGTCGACGTCGAGTACGAGCCGGTGCCGATCCTGCCGCGGCTGTCACCGTTGACGGGTGGCGAGCTCGACATGTCGCTGTGCTTCACGCGCAGCATGTCGCCCATCCACATCCAGTACCTCAAGAACATGGGCGTGTGCGCGACGCTGGTGGTGTCACTGCTGGTGGGCGAGCGGCTGTGGGGCTTGGTCGCCTGTCATCACTACCAGCCGCGCATCTTCCAGTACGAGCTGCGCGGGGTCTGCGAGCTGCTCGCCGAGGTCGTCGGCACCCGCATCGCCGCGCTCGAGAGCTTCGCCCAGTCCCAGGCCGAGCTCACCGTGCGCCGGCTCGAGCACCGCATGGTCGAGACCATCTCGCGCGACGGCGACTGGCGCAGCGCGTTGTTCGACAGCGCACAGTCGATCCTCGAGCCGGTCGGCGCCAGCGGTGCCGCGCTGCTGCTCGAGGACCAGGTCATGACCACCGGCGAGGTGCCCAGCACCGATCAACTGCGCGAGATCGGTCGCTGGCTCGATCGCAAGGGCCTGGGCGAGAGCGGCGGGCCTGGCCTCTTCGCCACCGCGGCGCTCGCACTCGACGAGCCCGCCTTCGCGCCGCTGACGGGGGTCGCGAGCGGACTGGTCGCGGCCACGGTGTCGAACCAAGCCGGCGAGTACTTGGTGTGGTTCCGGCCCGAGCAGGTGCGCACGGTGACCTGGGGCGGCAACCCGTTCAAGCCGGTGATGATCGGCAACAGCCCCTCGGATCTGTCGCCTCGCCGCTCGTTCGCCAAGTGGCATCAGCTGGTCGAGGGTACCTCCGAGCCGTGGTCGCCGGCGTCGCTGACGACGGCGCGGCTCATCGGCGACACCGTCACGGACGTGCTGGTGCAGTTCCGATCGGTCAGCATGCTGATCGCACAGCACCAGCTCGACTTGGTGCGCGGTCAGGTGCAGAGCTCCGATCAGGCGGTGATCGTCGCCGACGCCGACACCCGGCTGCTGATGACCAGCCAGGCCTTCGAAGCGCTGCTGCCCGCGGGAGCGGTCCAGCTCGAGCGACTCGAGGATCTTCCGCGGCTCTTCCACAGCCCCATGAAGGTGCTCCGACGGCTGCACGAGCTGGTGTCGCGGGCGCAGACCTGGCGCGGCGAGGCCGAGCTCATCACCCAAGACGGCGGTGCGCGTCCGGTGCTGGTCCGTGCCGATCCCGTGTTCTCCGCGCCGCGCAAGGTGCTCGGGTTCGTGGTGGTGTTGTCGGACATGAGCGAGCGCAAGGCGGCGGATGCGGCCCGGCGGCGCCTGCAGGAGCGCATCGTCGAGACCCACCGATTCTCGGCTGGACGACTGTCGTCGCGCGCCGACCTGATCTACCAGCGCCTGCTCTCGTCGGTGGTCGAGAACGCCCAGCTCGCCGCACTCGAGATCACCGACGGCGTCGAGGTCTCGCGCATGGCCGAGCTCGTCGACAGCGTGCGCAGCTCCGTCGAACGATCGGCACAGCTGCTCGAGCTGCTGCTGCAGCACTCGGCGAGCCTGGATCGCGACTGACGGCCGCTCACGCGGGCTTGTGGGCGACGCAGATCTGGCCCTGCTGCCATGGCTCGAGCCACTGCGGCTCGTGCGTCGCCAGCATCGCGTCGCGATACTCCGGCCGCTGCGCGTCGTGCAGCACCAGCACACCGCCGGGCACCAGCAGCTCCCAGCCGGCCGCGATGCAGAAGCTCCGCGCGCGACCGTCGACCAGCACGAAGTCGAAGCGCTCGCCGAGGCTGCCGGGCTTCTCGACGTAGCTGCGCATGAGCGCGGGCTCCCGCTCACAGCGCAGGTGGAACGCCGACAACAGCTCGCGGCCGCGCTTGGGGCCCTCGCGCGAGACGTCCGGCGGCGCGACGTCGGACTCGACCAGGAAGAGCGACAGCCGCGGGTCGTCGATCTTCGCCCGCACGCGCTCGTACCAGCCGCGATCGTTCTCGACCGAGACCATGCGCTCGATGCTGGGGAAGCGCGTCAGGAACATGTGGGTCGAGCCGCCCGAGCCCCACTCGAGCACGCGCTTGGGCGCGAGCTTGGTCACGACTGCGGTGAGCTGCGCGAGCTCGTCGTCGTGCATGTAGACGCGCGGCGCCGCATCGGCCGACTCGCGTCCGAACAGGCGATTGCCGATCTCTTCGAGCCAGCCCATGGATGCGCGCGACCGTAGCGGAGCACGCGGCGCCGGACAAGCCGGGCGCCCGCAACGCGGACCGCTCGCGTGATGCTCGACACGCGGCCCCGTCAGGCCGCCCGCACGCGACCCCATGCTAGCCTCGGCGCCGATGCTCTGCCGCGGGCCCCTCGTGCGACCGCAAGGCGCGGCCGCGGCCCGCCGAGGCCGGTCGATGGCACCGACACTGCTCGCCGCGTTGGCGCTCGCGGTCGTGGGGCTGGGTGCGACCGCGACGGCGCGCGCCGAGCCCGAGCACCGCGGGCCCGAGGAGGACCTCGGCTCCGAGCTGCCGCCGGGCGGCCGCGTGCTGCTGCCCGAGCGGCTCGACGTGCGCCGCAGCGCCAAGGGATCCGATCGCAGCGCCGCACCGCCGGGCTCGTCGGAGGCGCTGGCCGAGCTGGGCCTGCGCAGCGGTCGTGACGGTCGCCTGGTCTACACCGACGGCGCCGGTCGCTTCACCGCGATCATCGATCACGACGGCACGGTGTTCTTCGGCGATCGCTACCGCCGGCCGCACCGTCGCAATCGCCAGCGCGGCCGCGGCCTGGGTCGCCCGCCCGAGGGCGCGCGCGGCTACAACCCGTTCATCGGCCTGCGCGTGCCGGGCCCCAGCGAGTGGGCGATCCGAGCGACGCGGCGTGACCCCGCGGCCTCGGCCAAGGCGCAGTTCCTCACGCGCACCGAGCCGCTGCGACGCAGGCTCGCGACCGCGGCGATCCGCGCGAGCTTGCAGCAGCGCCTGCACGCGCTGCCCGGCGAGCTCGCGGCGATCTGGTCCGCGCCGCAGTGGTCGCCGGCG encodes:
- a CDS encoding GAF domain-containing protein, with the translated sequence MTDALHDGHEPAFGEADLSNCEREQIHLAGSIQPHGALLVVREPELLVVQASANAQAFLGLVAPPLGARLEQLCPDLAARIRAHLGDALDVLPVAVRCRVGDPPTEFDGLLHRPPAGGLIIELERAGAAVELAGAFEQALQRIVASASVRVLCDETARIFRGITGYDRVMVYRFDDEGHGEVLSEQKEPKLDPLLGNRYPASDIPQIARRLYERNRVRVLVDVEYEPVPILPRLSPLTGGELDMSLCFTRSMSPIHIQYLKNMGVCATLVVSLLVGERLWGLVACHHYQPRIFQYELRGVCELLAEVVGTRIAALESFAQSQAELTVRRLEHRMVETISRDGDWRSALFDSAQSILEPVGASGAALLLEDQVMTTGEVPSTDQLREIGRWLDRKGLGESGGPGLFATAALALDEPAFAPLTGVASGLVAATVSNQAGEYLVWFRPEQVRTVTWGGNPFKPVMIGNSPSDLSPRRSFAKWHQLVEGTSEPWSPASLTTARLIGDTVTDVLVQFRSVSMLIAQHQLDLVRGQVQSSDQAVIVADADTRLLMTSQAFEALLPAGAVQLERLEDLPRLFHSPMKVLRRLHELVSRAQTWRGEAELITQDGGARPVLVRADPVFSAPRKVLGFVVVLSDMSERKAADAARRRLQERIVETHRFSAGRLSSRADLIYQRLLSSVVENAQLAALEITDGVEVSRMAELVDSVRSSVERSAQLLELLLQHSASLDRD